Within Desulfobacter sp., the genomic segment TCCCCTTTACGCTTAGGACGCTGGCCATGACCCAGATTCCTGAACCCGCCATGGATCATATTATGGATCAGTCACCCGGAAAACGGCCTTCATGGAATGAATATTTCATGGGGATCACCGATTTGGTCGCCGGCCGCGCCACCTGCACCCGGAGAAAGGTGGGGGCGGTGCTGGTCAAGGAAAAACGGATTCTCTGTTCCGGATACAACGGGGCGCCCTCGGGGGTGCCCCACTGCCGGGAAACCGGCTGTCTGAGGGAACAACTCAAGGTCCCTTCCGGGGAGAAACACGAGTTGTGCCGGGGGGTGCATGCTGAACAGAATGCCATCATCCAGGCGGCTTTCCACGGCATTCCCGTTAACGGGGCCGTTCTTTACTGCACCACCCAGCCGTGTTCCATCTGTGCCAAGATGATTATTAACGCAGGTATAAAAAAGGTATATTACAAGGAAGGGTATGACGATCCCCTTTCCATGGACATGTTTGCCCAGGCCGGTGTGGAACTGGTCCGGCTGAGTACCTGAATTGAGAATTGAGAGGCTGACATGAAATGCCCTTTTTGCGGAAAACTGAATACCCGGGTGGTTGATTCCAGGCCGGGCAAAATTGAGTTTGAAGTCCGGCGAAGAAGGGAATGCCAGGGATGTTCCCAGCGGTTTACCACCTATGAACGGGTGGAGCAGGTCCCTGTGATGATTGTCAAAAAAGACAACCGCAGGGAGGAATTCGACAGAGAAAAAATCCTCAAAGGCATCCAGAAAGCCTGCGAAAAGCGGGCCATCAGTGTGGATCAGATTGAAGAAATGGTGGCCTCCATTGAGCGGGATCTTCGTGAAGGTGCGGACCGGGAGGTTTTATCCAAGGTGGTCGGGGAGAAGATTATCACGGCCTTGAAGGAAGTGGATGATGTGGCCTATGTCCGGTTCGCTTCTGTATACCGGGAGTTCAAGGATGTGGCCGATTTTATCCAGGAACTCAAGGGGATGCTGCCCGATGACTGCCGCCCTGAAGAACTGGACCAGCTGGGCTCGACGGACAGGAACCATGACTGATAACAGGTATATGGAACTGGCCCTGGAGCTGGCGGCCAAGGGAAAGGGGTTTACCTCACCCAATCCCTGCGTAGGGGCAGTGGTGGTGAAAGACGGCGATATTATCGGCCGCGGATACCATCCCAAGGCCGGCGGGCCCCACGCAGAGGTGGTGGCCATTGACGACGCCCATGCCCATGCGCCGGGCCGGCTTGCCGGTTCCACCATTTATGTTACCCTTGAACCCTGCAACCATTTCGGAAAAACCCCGCCCTGCACCCGGAAAATTTTGTCTGCAGGCATCACCCGTGTGGTGGTGGGCTGCACAGATCCCAATCCCGTGGCTGCCGGCGGCATTGATCTTTTAAGGGAAAACGGGGTTGATGTGGAAACCGGGATTCTACAGGACCGGGCCCGGACCCTCATCGAAGATTTTATCTGGTACAACCAGAATGAAAAACGTCCCTTTGTCACCCTCAAGTGCGCGGCCACCCTTGACGGCCGCATTGCCACCCGATCCGGGGATTCCCAGTGGATTACCAATGAACTCTCCCGGGGGTACGGGCACAGGCTTCGCCACGAGGCCGACGCCATCCTCATCGGTTCCGGCACCCTCCATGCCGACAATCCATCGCTGACGGCAAGGATACCCGGGGAAACCACCGTGGACCCGGCCCGGGTTGTTCTGGATTCCCGGCTGACAGTGAAAGAAGATGCCAAAATTATTACCCAGGATTCCCAGGCGCCCACCATCATCGTTGCGGGTCCCCATGCGGACGCCAAAAAAGCCTCAAGGCTTGAAGCCAAAGGGGTGAAGATCATCCGGGTGAATCTTATTGACGGAAAGCTTGATTTAAATGAACTTGTGATTAAGTTAGGAAACATGTCCATATCAAGCATCCTCATAGAAGGGGGCGGCCGGGTGGCTGCCTCAGCCCTGAAAGCCGGTATTGTCAACAAGGTCTGCTACTTTATCGCCCCCAAAATTCTAGGGGGCAGCGACGGCCTTCCCGTATTCTCCGGAGAAGGACCTGAGAAAATCAAGGATGTCTGTGAATTGACCCGGGTGACGACAATGAGCTTTGGCTCTGATATCCTGGTCACCGGCTATATTACCAAAAATAACCATCAGGGAGACCGCCCGTGTTCACCGGTATCATAGAAAGTTTTGGCACCATCAAGCGCATTGAATCCAATGGAGAGGGGAAGGTGCTGCTTATCGGATGCGACCTGGACCTCTCCCAGAGCAAGATCGGCGATTCCATTGCCGTCAACGGCGCCTGCCTTACCGCTGTCAGTCTTGGCACCAACCAGTTTCGTGTGGATATGGCCCCGGAAACCGTTGCAAGAACCACATTTAAAAAGATGGGACCGGGCAGCCGGGTGAATATCGAGCGGGCATTGAAGCTGTCCGACCGCATCGACGGCCATCTGGTGTCGGGGCATATTGACGGTACCGGCACCATCAGCGCCATAAAAAAAATGAGCAATGCTGTCATCATAGATGTGACGGTGCCGGAAAACCTGGCCGCAGATATGATTGAAAAAGGATCGGTGGCCATTGAAGGGATAAGCCTGACCATCAATAAATGCTGGGAGACCGGATTTCAGGTCAGCATTATTCCCCACACCGCCCAGATTACCACCATCGGCACAAAGCAGGTGGGGGACGAGGTCAATATTGAAACGGACATGCTGGGCAAGTATGTCAGAAAAATTTTAAACACAGGCGGGGGGAGCGTGAATTCTCCGGGGTCCAATGATTCCGATATTTCCATGTCACTCCTGGCCCGTAATGGATTTTTATAATTTATAGGGAAAGTATAGATATGCCGCACTTAACCATTGAACAGGCAATTGAAGATATTAAAAACGGTAAAATGGTCATCCTCGTTGATGATGAAGACCGGGAAAATGAAGGCGACCTGACCATGGCGGCCGAGGCGGTTACGCCCGAAGCCATTAATTTTATGGCCACTTACGGCCGGGGGCTGATCTGCCTTTCCCTGGACTCTTCCATTGCCGACCGCCTGGATCTGCCCATGATGGTGGAAAACAACACCTCACAGTTTGAGACCGGTTTCACGGTTTCCATCGAAGCCAAACGGGGCGTGACCACAGGTATCTCCGCAGCGGACCGGGCCACTACCATTCTCACCGCCGTGGCCGATGACACCACCCCGGCCGACATTGCACGGCCCGGACATATTTTCCCCCTGCGGGCCCGCGACGGGGGGGTCATGGTCAGAATCGGCCAGACCGAAGGATCTGTGGATCTGGCCCGGCTGGCCGGCCTCAAACCCGCCGGTGTTATCTGCGAGATCATGGACGAAGACGGCACCATGGCCCGGATGCCCGCCCTTGAGACATTTGCCAAGAAACACGGCATTGGCATCTGCACCGTGGCCGATCTGGTCAAGTACCGGATGAAAACCGAAAGTTTTGTGAAGCGTGCTGCTGAAACCGTTATCCCCACCAAAGTGGGCGGCGAGTTCAGGATCATTGCCTATGAAAACGATATGGACAATCTCACCCACATTGCCCTGGTCAAGGGGGAGATAGACCCTGAAAAAGAAATCCTGGTCCGGGTCCATTCCGAATGCATGACCGGGGATATATTTTCTTCCCAGCGGTGTGACTGCCAGGACCAGCTCCACCGGGCCATGAAAATGGTGGATGAAGAGGGCATGGGCGTTATCCTTTACCTGCGCCAGGAGGGCCGGGGCATCGGCCTGGTTAACAAGCTCAAGGCCTATGAATACCAGCGCCAGGGACTGGATACGGTTGAAGCCAATGAAAAGCTGGGGTTTGACGCGGACCTGCGTGACTACGGGGTCGGCGCCCAGATGCTGGTGGACATCGGCGTTAAGAAAATGCGTCTGATGACCAACAATCCCAAAAAAATGATCGGCCTGGAAGGTTACGGCCTTTCCGTGGTGGAGCAGGTGCCCATTGAAGTGGAAGCCAACTGCCACAACCAGGGCTATTTGAAATGCAAGCAGGCCAAGATGGGCCACCTTCTTCATATGTAATTTTGAAAGGATAAAAAGATATGCCGAATCTAATTGAAGCCGGCCTGAGTGCCAAGGGGAAGAAATTCGGAATCATTGCCTCCCGGTTTAATGATTTCATTGTGGGAAAGCTGGTTGACGGGGCCGTGGACGCCCTGGTCAGAAGCGGCGCCGAAGACAAAGATATCACCGTTCTTAAAGTCCCCGGTGCCTTTGAAATTCCCCTGGTGGCCAAGAAAATGGTCGGCCAGAAAAAATACGACGCCGTCATCTGCCTTGGGGCGGTGATCCGCGGTGCCACCACCCACTATGACTATGTCTGCGCCGAAGTCTCCAAGGGGATCGCCGCAGTCAGCATGGATGCCGAGGTTCCTGTTATGTTTGGCATCTTGACCACGGAAACCATTGAGCAGGCCATTGAAAGGGCCGGTACCAAAGCCGGTAACAAGGGGTTTGATGTGGCCCTTGGTGCCGTTGAAATGGCCAACCTCTGCCAGGATATGGGCAAATAAAAAATGGGAAACAGAAGAAAATCCCGGGAACTGGCGCTCCAGGCCCTGTTTTTCCTGGACGTGAACGGTGCTGATCCCGAAACGGGTATTGAAGCGTTTTGTACCGAGCATGAAGGGGAGATCAGTGAGGAGGTGAAACCCTTTTTTCTGGAATTGGTCAACGGGGCGTTGGCCGACCAGGACGAAATCGACCGCCTCTTGAACAAATGGGCCAAGAACTGGAAAATTTCCAGGATGCCGGTGGTGGACCGTAACATCATGCGCCTGGCTGTCTTCGAAATGATACGCCGGCCCGATATCCCCGCTTCGGTCTCCATCAACGAAGCCGTTGAAATCGGAAAGAAATTCGGCACCCGGGATTCCGGCCCTTTTATTAACGGGGTGCTGGACCGGATCAGGATTCAGGAGAGTTTATAACCAATGCCGGGGTTGAAAATCTGCAATTTTTTTCGAGTACAAGCGGGGGATAAATTTCAACCGGAAACATAGGTTTAAGTATGTTCAGGATTGAAATTTAACCCAAGGACGTCATCGATAAAATTTGTGGTTTTCGGGCGGCATTAATCCCTCAGCAGGAGGTTGATGTGATAATACAGAAGCTTGAAGTCGGCCCCATTATGGCCAATTGTTTTATTCTCGGATGTGAAAAAACCAAGGAAGCGGCAGTGATTGATCCGGGGGATGATGCCGACAGGATACTGATGGCCCTGGCCAAGTCCGAACTGAGAGTAAAGTATCTGATCAACACCCACGGCCATTTTGATCACGTGGGGGCCAACAAGCGGATGAAGGAAGCCACCGGCGCCGACATCGCCTGCCACCCTGAGGATGAACCCATGCTGGTGGAACTTTCCAGGTCAGCCGCCATGTTCGGCCTCTCCGCCGAGAATTCTCCCCCTGCCGATCTTTTGCTCAAAGAGGGGGATGAGGTCTCCTTCGGTGAGATTACTTTAAAGGTGATCCACACCCCGGGCCACTCCCCAGGGGGAATCTGCCTGTATACCCCGGGCCATTTGTTTGCCGGTGACACCCTTTTCATGGGGTCCATCGGCCGCACAGACCTGCCCGGCGGGAACTACGACACCTTGATTTCCAGTATTAAGACCAAATTGCTTGATCTGCCGGAAGATACCATGGTCTATACGGGTCACGGCCCTGAAACCAATATCGGAAACGAAAAACGGATGAACCCCTTCCTCAGATGATGGGAACGCTGCCTGACCTCCCCGCAATAACAGATATTTTCGTCCAGGAAATTTCCCCTGGATTTCCCTTTGAACTGGCAGCAGCACGGTTTGCCGGAGACCCCGGCACCGTGGTGTTGCTTTCGGGTTCGGACATGGACTGCGCCAGGTATAATTGCCTGGCCGTGGATCCCTGGCTGGAATTGACCGGATACCGGGACCGCATGGCATTGGAGATAAGGTCTGCCGATGGAACGGTCACAAGAACCCGGATTACCCAGAATCCCTTCGACCTGCTCAATGACCTGGTCGCCCGGCTGACACTCAGTAATTTTCAGACCGATCTGCCCTGCGCCGCAGGGCTGTTCGGCTATTTCGGCTATGATCTCAAGGATCAGATCGAAGCGCTGCCCAGAACTTGCGCGGAAACGTTTTTGCCCGATATCTGCCTTTATCTGCCTTCCGCTGTTTTGACCCAGGATCAAAGATCCGGCAAGACGACTTTGTCCGTACCGGTCTTGGACAAGGATATGGCCCGTGCCCGAACCTGTGCCGAGACCTTTCTCGCCCGGATGGATTATCCCTGGGAACCGTCTGGATTTTCCATAGATTTCCGGGGGTTTACCTCCTCTTTTTCCCGGGATGAGTACATGGACGCCGTTGCAAAGGTCATCCAATACCTCAGGGCCGGGGATATCTACCAGGCCAACCTTTCCCAGCGGTTTGAAACCGGATTCAGCGGGGATACCTACAGCCTTTTTCTGGAATTGTTCCGGCGGAATCCTGCCGCCTTTTTCAGCTATATCAATGCCGGCAACCACCAGGTGGTTTCCACCTCCCCCGAGCGATTCATCCAGGTGGCGGACAGGGCTGTGGAAACCCGTCCCATCAAGGGGACCATTGCCCGATGTGCCGACCCTGACGCCGATAAAGCCAATGGCCGGAAGCTCTCCTCAAGCCTAAAGGATGATGCCGAACTGACCATGATCGTGGACCTCATGCGAAACGATATTTCCAGGGTGACGGAAGCCGGTTCTGTGGAGGTCGTCGAGCACAAGCGGCTGGAACCCTATGAAAACGTCTTTCACCTGGTCTCCGTGGTAAAGGGGACATTACAGCCGGATAAGACGGCTGTGGACCTCATCCGGGGCACCTTTCCCGGGGGGTCCATCACCGGCTGCCCCAAGATCAGGGCCATGGAAATCATCGATGAGCTGGAACCGGTAAAACGACATGTCTACACCGGCTCCATCGGGTACATAAGCTTTCACGGCACCATGGATCTTTCCATTGCCATCCGAACGGCCACGGTTTTTGACGGGCGGCTGATTTTTTCCGTGGGTGGTGGGATTGTTTACGATTCCGATCCCGAAAAAGAGTTCCAGGAGACCCTGGACAAGGGAAAGACCATCATGGAAACCCTGCTCAGCGCATCCTCGAAACCGGATACCGCCCCTCTAAAGGCTTGGATTAACGGGAAACTGACCGATCAAGACCGCTCTGTGGTTCCGGCTGCAGGCCCGGCATATGAGTACGGTGCCGGGCTCTTTGAGACCCTCCGTGTGGATCGGGGGCGCCCGGTGCTGCTGGCCGAACACATCCGGCGGATGGAAAGATCCTGGGATCAATTATTTGACCTGCCCCTGCCCGACATTACCTGGGACAGGGTGATTGACCAACTGGTCCGGGAAAACGGGCTGGCTGGCCGGACCGCGGCCGTAAAGCTGATCATGGCCCCGGACGGCAGGCCCGGGCATAGGGTGTATACCGCCGCTTATATCCGGCCCTATGTCCATCGGCTGGAGGTCCTGGGTAAAAGCGGACTGGATCTGGCCGTATTCCCGGAATCCAGGGAAACTTTCCTTGCGGATCACAAAACCATGAATTATTTTTTTTACGAGCGGGCAGGGGCCTGGGCCAGGAAGAACGGTGCCGATGAAGCGCTGATCCTCAATCCGGACCGCAGTGTCTCCGAAACCAATACCTGCAGTATTTTTGCCCTTGAGGGCAACACCCTGGTTATTCCCCAATCCACACATGTGTTGCCCGGGGTGACCCTGGCGGCCGTAACAGGCGCCCTGGCCGGCC encodes:
- a CDS encoding cytidine deaminase, with the protein product MDQSPGKRPSWNEYFMGITDLVAGRATCTRRKVGAVLVKEKRILCSGYNGAPSGVPHCRETGCLREQLKVPSGEKHELCRGVHAEQNAIIQAAFHGIPVNGAVLYCTTQPCSICAKMIINAGIKKVYYKEGYDDPLSMDMFAQAGVELVRLST
- the nrdR gene encoding transcriptional repressor NrdR produces the protein MKCPFCGKLNTRVVDSRPGKIEFEVRRRRECQGCSQRFTTYERVEQVPVMIVKKDNRREEFDREKILKGIQKACEKRAISVDQIEEMVASIERDLREGADREVLSKVVGEKIITALKEVDDVAYVRFASVYREFKDVADFIQELKGMLPDDCRPEELDQLGSTDRNHD
- the ribD gene encoding bifunctional diaminohydroxyphosphoribosylaminopyrimidine deaminase/5-amino-6-(5-phosphoribosylamino)uracil reductase RibD, with the protein product MTDNRYMELALELAAKGKGFTSPNPCVGAVVVKDGDIIGRGYHPKAGGPHAEVVAIDDAHAHAPGRLAGSTIYVTLEPCNHFGKTPPCTRKILSAGITRVVVGCTDPNPVAAGGIDLLRENGVDVETGILQDRARTLIEDFIWYNQNEKRPFVTLKCAATLDGRIATRSGDSQWITNELSRGYGHRLRHEADAILIGSGTLHADNPSLTARIPGETTVDPARVVLDSRLTVKEDAKIITQDSQAPTIIVAGPHADAKKASRLEAKGVKIIRVNLIDGKLDLNELVIKLGNMSISSILIEGGGRVAASALKAGIVNKVCYFIAPKILGGSDGLPVFSGEGPEKIKDVCELTRVTTMSFGSDILVTGYITKNNHQGDRPCSPVS
- a CDS encoding riboflavin synthase → MFTGIIESFGTIKRIESNGEGKVLLIGCDLDLSQSKIGDSIAVNGACLTAVSLGTNQFRVDMAPETVARTTFKKMGPGSRVNIERALKLSDRIDGHLVSGHIDGTGTISAIKKMSNAVIIDVTVPENLAADMIEKGSVAIEGISLTINKCWETGFQVSIIPHTAQITTIGTKQVGDEVNIETDMLGKYVRKILNTGGGSVNSPGSNDSDISMSLLARNGFL
- a CDS encoding bifunctional 3,4-dihydroxy-2-butanone-4-phosphate synthase/GTP cyclohydrolase II, with the translated sequence MPHLTIEQAIEDIKNGKMVILVDDEDRENEGDLTMAAEAVTPEAINFMATYGRGLICLSLDSSIADRLDLPMMVENNTSQFETGFTVSIEAKRGVTTGISAADRATTILTAVADDTTPADIARPGHIFPLRARDGGVMVRIGQTEGSVDLARLAGLKPAGVICEIMDEDGTMARMPALETFAKKHGIGICTVADLVKYRMKTESFVKRAAETVIPTKVGGEFRIIAYENDMDNLTHIALVKGEIDPEKEILVRVHSECMTGDIFSSQRCDCQDQLHRAMKMVDEEGMGVILYLRQEGRGIGLVNKLKAYEYQRQGLDTVEANEKLGFDADLRDYGVGAQMLVDIGVKKMRLMTNNPKKMIGLEGYGLSVVEQVPIEVEANCHNQGYLKCKQAKMGHLLHM
- a CDS encoding 6,7-dimethyl-8-ribityllumazine synthase yields the protein MPNLIEAGLSAKGKKFGIIASRFNDFIVGKLVDGAVDALVRSGAEDKDITVLKVPGAFEIPLVAKKMVGQKKYDAVICLGAVIRGATTHYDYVCAEVSKGIAAVSMDAEVPVMFGILTTETIEQAIERAGTKAGNKGFDVALGAVEMANLCQDMGK
- the nusB gene encoding transcription antitermination factor NusB, producing the protein MGNRRKSRELALQALFFLDVNGADPETGIEAFCTEHEGEISEEVKPFFLELVNGALADQDEIDRLLNKWAKNWKISRMPVVDRNIMRLAVFEMIRRPDIPASVSINEAVEIGKKFGTRDSGPFINGVLDRIRIQESL
- a CDS encoding MBL fold metallo-hydrolase, translated to MIIQKLEVGPIMANCFILGCEKTKEAAVIDPGDDADRILMALAKSELRVKYLINTHGHFDHVGANKRMKEATGADIACHPEDEPMLVELSRSAAMFGLSAENSPPADLLLKEGDEVSFGEITLKVIHTPGHSPGGICLYTPGHLFAGDTLFMGSIGRTDLPGGNYDTLISSIKTKLLDLPEDTMVYTGHGPETNIGNEKRMNPFLR
- the pabB gene encoding aminodeoxychorismate synthase component I, which produces MMGTLPDLPAITDIFVQEISPGFPFELAAARFAGDPGTVVLLSGSDMDCARYNCLAVDPWLELTGYRDRMALEIRSADGTVTRTRITQNPFDLLNDLVARLTLSNFQTDLPCAAGLFGYFGYDLKDQIEALPRTCAETFLPDICLYLPSAVLTQDQRSGKTTLSVPVLDKDMARARTCAETFLARMDYPWEPSGFSIDFRGFTSSFSRDEYMDAVAKVIQYLRAGDIYQANLSQRFETGFSGDTYSLFLELFRRNPAAFFSYINAGNHQVVSTSPERFIQVADRAVETRPIKGTIARCADPDADKANGRKLSSSLKDDAELTMIVDLMRNDISRVTEAGSVEVVEHKRLEPYENVFHLVSVVKGTLQPDKTAVDLIRGTFPGGSITGCPKIRAMEIIDELEPVKRHVYTGSIGYISFHGTMDLSIAIRTATVFDGRLIFSVGGGIVYDSDPEKEFQETLDKGKTIMETLLSASSKPDTAPLKAWINGKLTDQDRSVVPAAGPAYEYGAGLFETLRVDRGRPVLLAEHIRRMERSWDQLFDLPLPDITWDRVIDQLVRENGLAGRTAAVKLIMAPDGRPGHRVYTAAYIRPYVHRLEVLGKSGLDLAVFPESRETFLADHKTMNYFFYERAGAWARKNGADEALILNPDRSVSETNTCSIFALEGNTLVIPQSTHVLPGVTLAAVTGALAGRGYKVKHEPLSVERLAALPNVMAANSLMGAVPVDRIGEIGILHDPALCPMINRLLEGAE